In Lolium rigidum isolate FL_2022 chromosome 7, APGP_CSIRO_Lrig_0.1, whole genome shotgun sequence, the DNA window gtttccacatgtgttgcttcatgtaacttgattttcgattaatgaaatatgtggttgctctcaaaaaaaaaaaaaaaaaaaaaactgcgccCCATTTTATAAGCACAATCTGCGGGTCACGCCGCCTCCCTCGACAAGCACGCCCAGTTCCCTGCGCTTCTTGGCCTGGCCACCCTCGCTTCTCCTCCCCGCCCCCATGCCAAGCGAAAAGGCTATGAGCTTTTGGGGTTTCttccacgacgacgacggcgccgccgcgcccgacATGGAGGAGTTCCCCTACCTCTCCGACGCCGGTCCCGGCGTCCTCACGTCCTCGCCGCCGGTACGCAGCGCCGTGCTTCTTTATCAACGTCTTGGTCTTTTCTTTGCGCGGTCCTGTGCGTGAGACGGAAAAAGGCGTGTCTTTTCTCGGTTCCTCACTCCTCCGCGTGGTTTTATTACAGGCGGACGGAGCAGGCCGTGACCGTGACCgtgaccgcggcggcggcggcggcagcgtgaaGGTGAAGCGGAGCGCCTCGGTGGCGGAGAACGACAGCCGGTCGGGGATAGACCACCTCGACACCGTCGTCTCTGCCGGAGTCGACTTCGGCGCCGAGGACGCGGCGGAGCCCGGCCGCCCCGGCAAGCGCAACAGGACGTCCTACGGCCGCCACACGCCGGACCAGATCCGGGAGCTCCAAGCGTACGCGTCCTCGCCCCCTGCACGTGCGATTCCTCCCGTTTCTTCGCTCGCTTAAACTGATCATGCGTGCGTGGGTGCCTCTGTCCTTCGGTGCAGCTTCTTCCGGCGCTGCTCCCACCCAGATGACAAGCAGCGGGCGGCGCTGGCCAAGAAGCTCggcctcaggcccatccaggtCAAGTTCTGGTTCCAGAACCGGCGCACGCATTTCAAAGTAAGCAAGCAACCAACTTTATCCTCGATTCCTTACCTCGTCTGCTTCGCGCTGCTTGCTTGCTTGCAGGTGCATGCGCTCACTGACACGCCTGCTTCCTTCCTTTCCTGTGTTCGTTGATCTTGCAAGAGGGAGGCTCTGCTGGACGAGAACGCGCAGCTGCAGAAGGAGAACGACAAGCTGCGCGCCGAGAACGTGTCCATCCGGGGGGCGATGATGCACCAGGTGTGTGGCGGCTGCGCCCACCCGTCCCCGGCGATCCTTCGGGGGTCGGCGTcccggcaggaggaggaggacctgcGCGTCCAGAACGCCAGCCTCAGGGCCGAGCTCAGCCGGTTCTGCGCGCTCGCGTCCAAGCTCCTTGGCAAATCCATTTCCCTGCTGGCGCCAGGGGAGTGTATTGGATCAGTGCCGGTGTCGGCCACAGTGGCCAACTCCACGGTCACCGAGTTCACTGCTGGCTGCAGCTCAATGGCCATGACGAAGGCTGGCATTGACAAGTTCGTGTTGACGAAGCTTGCAGCGAGCGCGATGGATGAGCTCGTCAAGATGGCGCATATGGATGAGCCGCTCTGGACTCCAGGTGTTCCCTTGCCTGGCTCCCTCGCCAAGGGCACACTGAACCACGAAGAGTACCTGAACATCTTCTCGCCGTGCATCACAGGGGCGAGGACTGCGGGGTTTGTGTCCGAGGCCTCTAGGGAGTCCGGCATTGTAATCAGTGAAAGTAGTGCTGCGCTTGTGGAGACCCTCATGGATGAGGTTTGTCCTCCTCCCACCACCATGCCCCTTCCTTCATATGCTATCTATTCCCTGTATGTCCGAAATTACATTGGCTGTTTAAAATCTTGCTGCAGAGACGGTGGTCCCGTATGTTCTCGTGCATCATCGCCAAGTCATCGACCATGGAGGAGATATCGGCTGGAGTTGCAGGAAGTAGAGATGGTGCATTGCTGCTTGTGAGTGTTGAACAACACTATCCAGTGTCTATATGCACATCCTATAGTTAACTGCAGCGTCTAACTGATTCCTCTATCACTGCAACAGATGCAGGCAGAGCTTTGTGTTCTTTCACCTCTTGTCCCTGCTAGGGAGGTGACCTTTCTCAGGTTCTGCAAACAGTTGAGTGATCGTGCGTGGGCTGTAGTGGATGTTTCCATTGATGGATTGGTGATGGAGCAAGGCCTAGCTGTGGAATACACCACTGCAAACATGAGGTGCCGGAGGCTGCCTTCTGGTTGTGTGGTGCAAGATACCGCCAATGGCCTCTGCAAGGTACGACATCCTATCTCCATTCACTTGTATACAACATGTTCTTAAGACACTTTTATGTGGTTCACCTCGTAAACATCTGCACTGTTAGGTTGGCAATTGATAGCCATGTTAGCACGTGGGAAACTCATGTACAAAAACATTCATAGTTTACTACTAGCTATGCTACTGAAGCCACTCCTAGAAGTGGTATTTGTTGGGTTAGTTTGTCATTGCGTGATCAACATGCATCACAAACTGACAAATCATAGGGCACGCTCAAGCTTTCAATAGGAATGTACCAATTGTTTGAGGTTCCAGGAATGATATGATCCAGATCTAATATGTCAGCTATTCTTGTAGACGTGTGCCATTTCACAGAGGCCAGACCATGTGCACAAAGGTCTTCTGTTCCTATATCAGTCATTTTCAGTATTGTTGTGTGACTCCTGTTTATCTTCCCTTCAATGGCTGGTCACTTGTTAAGTATAGATGCAAGCAATAGTAATGTGTCAATTAATATAGTCCTGTTGTAATATTGTTTTATTGCGATGTAAACATTCAGTACAATTTACAATGTGGGAATGTCTAGCATCTTGCATAGTATTAGTCTAACTTGTCTGCTTTTTTTATATTCCAAAACTTGGCCAATCTGTCTAACCGGTAGTTACACAGGTGTACCTGATAGATCCTAGTAGAATTGCACCGCACAGCTCGAGAATGTGTTTGGCCACGCACTCATGCACTTATGTGCTAACAGATGCAACTGAATCTACACTGCAGGTCACATGGATTGAACATACAGAATATGATGAATCCTCTGTGCACCAACTCTACCGGCCTCTCCTTCGTTCTGGCCTCGCCCTTGGTGCAGGGCGGTGGTTCGCGACACTACAGCGCCAGTGTGAGGGCTTGGACATTCTCATGCCATCTGTCGCAGCACCGAAGCAAGACTCATCAGGTACAGAAATATGACAACGTGCAACATCTATGTGCCATGCTTCCTTTCAATTAAAAGGCAATGTGCTACATTTTCCACAGATGTCATGGTGGATGGAGCACGGAGCTTGCTGAAGTTGGCGCAGAGGATGATGGAGAACTTCCGTGCAGGGGTGAGCACATCATCTGCTGCATGGAGCAAACTGGATGGCTTCACAGGCAACATTGGGGAGGATGTGCGTGTCATGGCAAGGCAGAGTGTGGATGAACCAGGGGTGCCACCTGGTGTGGTGCTGTGTGCTGCCACATCAGTATGGATGCTTGTAACACCCAAACGGCTGTTCAACTTCCTGTGCAACGAGGAAACACGTGCTGAATGGGACATCCTAAGCAAGAGTGGCCCTATGCAGGAGTTGACAAAAATTGCCAAGGGGCAGCAGGATGGCAACGCTGTATCTCTACTGAAGGCCAATGTGAGTATTACATATTGCTTGTCCTAGTTGTTGCTCCTCTGCTTACTGGAAACATCACATGCTTAACCGACTAGTAGTCAGGAAGCTTTTTAATTATCTAAGAACTGAACCCATTTACTTCCAGGCTTTCAGATAAAGAAGGAACACATATACCTAAAACTTGGTGGTCTGCTCCAAATGTTTGTTTAGACATTGGGGTATGGCGGGTGTGTAGATATGGCCAGACATAGTTTAATTATGAGCATGATGAAGTATGAATGGTCTGAAGTTTGTGAGACTTATATTCTTGGCGAAGAACATATAAGatgttttcaccaaacttggtacAACTTACCAGTTA includes these proteins:
- the LOC124671475 gene encoding homeobox-leucine zipper protein ROC4-like → MPSEKAMSFWGFFHDDDGAAAPDMEEFPYLSDAGPGVLTSSPPADGAGRDRDRDRGGGGGSVKVKRSASVAENDSRSGIDHLDTVVSAGVDFGAEDAAEPGRPGKRNRTSYGRHTPDQIRELQAFFRRCSHPDDKQRAALAKKLGLRPIQVKFWFQNRRTHFKREALLDENAQLQKENDKLRAENVSIRGAMMHQVCGGCAHPSPAILRGSASRQEEEDLRVQNASLRAELSRFCALASKLLGKSISLLAPGECIGSVPVSATVANSTVTEFTAGCSSMAMTKAGIDKFVLTKLAASAMDELVKMAHMDEPLWTPGVPLPGSLAKGTLNHEEYLNIFSPCITGARTAGFVSEASRESGIVISESSAALVETLMDERRWSRMFSCIIAKSSTMEEISAGVAGSRDGALLLVSVEQHYPMQAELCVLSPLVPAREVTFLRFCKQLSDRAWAVVDVSIDGLVMEQGLAVEYTTANMRCRRLPSGCVVQDTANGLCKVTWIEHTEYDESSVHQLYRPLLRSGLALGAGRWFATLQRQCEGLDILMPSVAAPKQDSSDVMVDGARSLLKLAQRMMENFRAGVSTSSAAWSKLDGFTGNIGEDVRVMARQSVDEPGVPPGVVLCAATSVWMLVTPKRLFNFLCNEETRAEWDILSKSGPMQELTKIAKGQQDGNAVSLLKANATDLQDSSILILQETCTDASGSMVVYAPVDIPAMRLLMDGGGDPRLVALLPSGFVVLPAGPSISGDEHKACGSLLTVAFQILVNSSQPTGKLTMESVQTVKTLISCTINRIKTALQCNDV